In one Leptospira levettii genomic region, the following are encoded:
- a CDS encoding AMP-binding protein: MASLLRFADKDYFLSGNFFKDLDSHHPILVDPLWKGTKLETQFQQFPLPVLETPNHRSFSLVTSGSTGVPKIVWKEWDEIQSELEVWANERDIQSLLNGIKEIQVQVPFCHLYGLLWGFLLPKQLGLPIVFGDRFTTSQSTLCITSAPQLQLALSQGHQLPKRAIVSGMKFPVPLARELREKSEISILEIYGSTETGGMGYRDPLRQNRFQFLPNVEFQFQSSEENEELFVKSPFVSKQYYSLQSSEWVLSSLPPNSYYATGDLGEYSELGFYLLGRKDRIIKHKGKRVSLDRIESEILGLGLEGQFFCVPVNHETGDTIGLFTNSSLPIDTIYKTLRSELPSSHVPRVIVKQKEIPKLPNGKTDYSKITSLCFEEFLRLQSLKEKGKNIQTINSETTIPEILKSILGSVPKPDQHFIYDCGMDSILFSELVLKLEKKIGHPIPEEDKQTGYFFSLSGLEEYVREKLYLLE, from the coding sequence ATGGCCTCTCTTTTACGGTTCGCTGACAAAGATTACTTTTTATCTGGCAATTTTTTCAAAGACCTAGATTCCCACCATCCGATCCTTGTGGATCCTCTTTGGAAAGGAACGAAATTAGAAACTCAATTCCAACAATTCCCCCTTCCCGTCTTAGAGACACCAAACCACCGTTCGTTTAGCTTAGTGACATCCGGATCCACTGGAGTCCCAAAAATAGTATGGAAAGAGTGGGATGAAATCCAATCAGAACTTGAAGTTTGGGCAAACGAAAGAGACATCCAAAGTTTATTAAATGGGATCAAGGAAATCCAAGTCCAAGTCCCCTTTTGCCATCTCTACGGACTCCTTTGGGGATTTTTACTTCCAAAACAATTGGGTTTACCCATTGTATTTGGGGATAGATTCACAACTTCGCAATCAACTCTCTGCATTACATCTGCCCCCCAGTTACAATTAGCATTATCACAAGGGCACCAACTTCCTAAACGAGCCATCGTATCTGGGATGAAATTTCCAGTACCTCTTGCTCGGGAACTGAGAGAAAAATCAGAGATTTCGATCCTTGAGATCTATGGGTCCACTGAAACAGGTGGAATGGGTTACCGTGACCCACTCAGGCAAAACAGATTCCAATTTTTGCCAAATGTAGAATTTCAATTCCAAAGCTCAGAGGAAAACGAGGAACTTTTCGTAAAAAGTCCATTTGTTTCAAAACAATATTATTCCTTACAATCCAGTGAATGGGTATTATCTTCTTTACCACCTAATTCATATTATGCAACAGGGGATTTAGGAGAATATTCAGAACTTGGTTTTTATCTTTTAGGAAGGAAAGATCGGATTATCAAACACAAAGGGAAACGAGTGTCATTGGACCGAATTGAATCAGAGATTCTTGGTTTAGGACTCGAAGGTCAATTTTTTTGTGTGCCAGTGAATCATGAAACAGGTGATACAATTGGATTATTTACGAACTCTTCATTACCCATCGATACCATCTACAAGACATTACGGAGTGAACTCCCAAGTAGTCATGTGCCAAGGGTGATTGTGAAACAAAAAGAAATTCCAAAATTACCAAACGGGAAAACTGACTATTCCAAAATCACAAGTTTGTGTTTTGAAGAATTCCTTAGGCTCCAATCACTAAAAGAAAAAGGAAAAAACATTCAAACCATCAATTCGGAAACAACAATCCCTGAAATACTCAAATCAATATTGGGATCAGTTCCAAAACCAGACCAACACTTCATTTATGACTGTGGGATGGATTCCATCCTCTTCAGCGAACTCGTTTTAAAATTGGAAAAAAAAATTGGCCATCCGATCCCAGAAGAAGATAAACAAACTGGTTATTTCTTCAGTTTGTCTGGGTTAGAAGAATATGTCAGGGAAAAACTGTATTTATTAGAATGA
- a CDS encoding PAS domain-containing protein has product MSKFIDPSILGKLGTLSQSEADAYPFGIVKVDESGKILLYNQYESQLANVPIQTAVGKNFFTEVAICTNNRIFYGRFKEGMISGDLDIAFNYVFTYKMKPTNVVIHLYHDNATNSNWIFVKLR; this is encoded by the coding sequence ATGAGCAAATTTATAGACCCAAGTATTTTAGGTAAACTCGGAACCCTTAGCCAATCGGAAGCAGATGCATACCCATTTGGAATTGTGAAGGTAGATGAATCAGGTAAAATTTTACTCTACAATCAATATGAATCCCAACTTGCCAACGTTCCCATTCAAACAGCAGTAGGTAAAAACTTTTTCACTGAAGTTGCCATTTGTACCAATAACCGTATTTTTTACGGTAGATTCAAGGAAGGTATGATTTCGGGTGATTTGGACATCGCTTTTAATTATGTATTTACTTACAAAATGAAACCTACCAATGTGGTGATCCATCTGTATCATGACAACGCTACAAACTCAAATTGGATTTTTGTAAAACTAAGATAA
- a CDS encoding methyl-accepting chemotaxis protein: protein MPQQNIFSEKERLYSRLVWNDSISLALFLLLAGMFGYQSIYGLLPIPSLFFGGLLVFVTFVFSIFRMIQNKNILKKDLVSNHLATDPVLLLSGYGIDIHEYSESLTDTCSDLQKRLDAIGNHIIELNAKIQTTGSDIDRVYQIVSQLASEEVKLMDAVGKTSEEINIMFDIVNVVIAEIQSRNETMENLVNLSTDGRKKVNDTNFTIQKISESSGNILKLIDFINGVSKQTNLLAINAAIEATHSGSEGKGFTVIADEIKNLSTMTANNAKQISKILNENVNDYKKAEKLGIESGDAFQFIASEIHVVHGTIAEVVQSIQELKSRGGAILSKAKTLDDVAERVRDTSGEVYGEIVTINSNLDEIQSLSNTIQNECEEIRSAQQVILKTTEILKSQVKDIHSVTDKMMMGTT from the coding sequence ATGCCACAACAGAATATCTTCAGTGAAAAAGAGAGACTCTACTCTCGTTTGGTTTGGAATGATTCTATCAGTTTAGCTCTTTTTCTCCTCCTTGCAGGTATGTTTGGGTATCAATCCATTTACGGACTACTCCCAATACCAAGCCTATTTTTTGGTGGTTTGTTAGTTTTTGTTACATTCGTATTTTCTATTTTTCGAATGATCCAAAATAAAAATATTCTAAAGAAAGATTTGGTCTCAAATCATTTAGCGACTGATCCTGTTCTTTTGCTTTCCGGATATGGAATTGATATCCATGAATATTCCGAGTCTTTAACTGACACATGTTCTGATTTACAAAAAAGACTGGATGCCATAGGAAATCATATCATTGAATTAAACGCTAAAATCCAAACGACAGGAAGTGATATTGATCGAGTGTATCAGATAGTTTCCCAACTTGCCTCAGAAGAAGTAAAACTCATGGACGCAGTGGGTAAAACATCCGAAGAAATCAATATCATGTTTGATATTGTGAATGTTGTCATCGCTGAGATCCAAAGCAGAAATGAAACAATGGAAAATTTAGTAAACTTAAGTACGGATGGAAGAAAAAAAGTAAATGATACTAATTTTACAATCCAAAAGATCAGTGAGTCTTCTGGGAATATTCTAAAACTTATCGACTTCATCAATGGAGTTTCCAAACAAACGAACTTACTTGCTATCAATGCGGCCATTGAAGCAACTCACTCTGGTTCCGAAGGGAAAGGATTTACAGTCATCGCCGATGAAATTAAAAATTTATCCACAATGACGGCAAACAATGCAAAACAGATTTCGAAAATCTTAAACGAAAATGTGAATGATTACAAAAAGGCAGAAAAATTAGGGATAGAGTCGGGAGATGCCTTTCAATTCATCGCTTCGGAAATTCATGTTGTTCATGGAACAATCGCGGAAGTTGTACAATCCATCCAAGAATTAAAGTCAAGGGGTGGTGCTATCCTTTCCAAAGCAAAAACTCTAGATGATGTTGCAGAACGTGTGCGAGATACTTCTGGTGAAGTTTATGGTGAGATTGTTACGATCAACTCCAATCTAGACGAAATCCAATCCTTATCCAATACAATCCAAAATGAATGTGAAGAGATACGTTCTGCGCAACAAGTGATCCTAAAAACAACTGAAATTTTAAAATCACAAGTCAAAGACATCCATTCTGTCACAGATAAGATGATGATGGGAACTACTTGA
- a CDS encoding DUF4442 domain-containing protein: MRNREILLEYKVHPLWKFLEETYGFEQAFRMFKPYEGANILPKLIDRNTMVVSMPLILSNTNYVGTHFGGSLYSMCDPFFMFLLMMNLGKDYMVWDKGAKIDFVKPGEGTVTATFHLPDSEFAEIKNLLQKEKKTIRTYEALVVGEDGKTVAKITKDLYIRRLT; this comes from the coding sequence ATGAGAAATAGAGAGATATTACTCGAATACAAAGTTCATCCCCTTTGGAAATTTTTAGAAGAAACCTATGGTTTTGAACAGGCATTCCGAATGTTCAAACCGTATGAAGGGGCAAACATTCTACCAAAACTCATTGATCGAAACACTATGGTTGTTTCCATGCCACTCATCCTCTCCAATACAAATTATGTAGGAACCCATTTTGGTGGTTCCTTATATTCTATGTGTGATCCTTTTTTTATGTTCTTACTGATGATGAATTTAGGAAAAGACTATATGGTATGGGACAAAGGAGCCAAAATCGATTTTGTCAAACCAGGTGAAGGCACTGTTACTGCAACGTTTCACTTACCCGACTCTGAATTTGCAGAAATCAAAAATCTCTTACAAAAGGAGAAAAAAACAATCCGAACCTATGAGGCTCTCGTTGTGGGTGAAGATGGAAAAACTGTGGCTAAAATTACCAAGGATTTGTACATCCGCAGGCTCACCTAA
- a CDS encoding TraR/DksA family transcriptional regulator — protein MPKPAAKSSAEKGVDKKFIEEVRELLQEKKESLLIKLNQWEDTSSPSGLKEMGDIADIASELNSEALTSVLTENEIETLREIELALEKIENGTYGICEGTKKKIPLARLKAIPWTRFTVEFAEQMAKSRNRAGGYRMDSLSAYPTTGMDVDSLD, from the coding sequence ATGCCTAAACCAGCTGCAAAATCCTCCGCCGAGAAGGGAGTCGACAAGAAGTTCATCGAAGAGGTGCGAGAGCTCCTTCAAGAGAAAAAAGAATCTCTTCTCATCAAACTCAACCAGTGGGAAGATACAAGTTCTCCTTCTGGCCTCAAGGAAATGGGAGATATTGCAGACATCGCATCCGAACTCAATTCAGAAGCCCTCACTTCTGTTTTGACTGAAAACGAAATTGAGACTCTACGTGAGATCGAACTCGCTTTAGAGAAAATTGAAAACGGAACCTATGGTATCTGCGAAGGGACAAAGAAAAAAATCCCCCTTGCCAGACTCAAAGCCATCCCGTGGACACGATTCACTGTAGAATTCGCGGAACAAATGGCAAAAAGCCGTAACCGCGCCGGTGGTTACCGAATGGATTCCCTTTCGGCATACCCCACAACTGGAATGGATGTAGATTCTCTCGACTAG
- the rpmG gene encoding 50S ribosomal protein L33: MREIIKLTCVPCAIPGRSNYFQTKNKKTKSEKLVTKKYCKFCKAHTDHKESKV; this comes from the coding sequence ATGAGAGAAATCATAAAACTAACCTGTGTCCCATGTGCGATACCTGGGCGGTCAAATTACTTCCAGACTAAAAACAAGAAGACAAAGTCGGAAAAACTTGTGACAAAAAAATATTGCAAATTTTGCAAAGCACACACGGATCACAAGGAATCCAAAGTCTAA
- a CDS encoding bile acid:sodium symporter family protein: MLTNLSKQIVNAFPIVLLGIAGIGFLEPEKISWFKGPWITYSLGLIMLGMGLSLEVDDFLRIFKQPKPILIGTILQYTIMPLLGYSLGYWFHLPEAFAVGLILVSCCPGGTASNVITFLAKANVPLSVTLTSVSTILGIVFTPMLVAFFIGSRLEIDRLGLVLTTFQVILVPVGIGLFLKSFFPKATEKTKDIFPVLSVLLIAMIVASIIASGKETIITSDYRIFLAVICLHLGGFGLGGFFAWILTRDAKISQTISIEVGMQNSGLGAVLAKTHFIDPNTAIPSALSSLTHSLLGSLFASYFRKELKKPAIVD; this comes from the coding sequence GTGTTAACGAATCTCTCAAAACAAATCGTAAATGCATTTCCAATAGTTTTACTTGGAATTGCAGGGATAGGGTTTCTGGAGCCAGAAAAAATTTCTTGGTTTAAGGGGCCTTGGATCACCTATAGTTTAGGCCTCATTATGCTTGGTATGGGACTTTCTTTGGAAGTGGATGATTTTCTAAGGATCTTCAAACAACCCAAACCAATTCTTATCGGGACTATCTTACAGTACACCATCATGCCTTTGTTAGGTTATTCTCTTGGATATTGGTTTCACTTACCTGAAGCTTTCGCTGTCGGACTGATCCTTGTATCGTGTTGCCCTGGCGGAACTGCATCCAATGTCATTACCTTTCTTGCCAAGGCCAATGTTCCACTCAGTGTCACTCTGACATCTGTGTCGACGATCCTTGGTATCGTATTCACTCCTATGTTGGTTGCCTTTTTTATCGGCAGTCGTTTGGAGATAGACCGCTTAGGACTTGTTCTCACTACCTTCCAAGTGATCCTTGTGCCTGTAGGCATTGGACTTTTTCTTAAATCTTTTTTCCCAAAAGCAACAGAGAAAACAAAAGATATTTTTCCCGTACTTTCTGTACTCCTCATTGCGATGATTGTTGCTTCCATCATCGCAAGTGGGAAGGAGACAATCATCACATCTGACTACCGAATTTTTTTAGCAGTGATTTGTTTGCATTTAGGTGGTTTTGGACTGGGTGGTTTCTTTGCTTGGATCCTAACTCGTGATGCAAAAATCTCCCAAACCATTTCCATCGAAGTGGGGATGCAAAATTCAGGGCTCGGGGCAGTCCTTGCCAAGACCCATTTTATCGATCCAAACACGGCAATTCCTAGTGCTCTTTCGAGTCTCACACATTCACTTCTCGGAAGTCTCTTTGCCAGCTATTTTCGGAAGGAATTGAAAAAACCCGCTATTGTCGATTGA
- a CDS encoding aminotransferase class V-fold PLP-dependent enzyme: MSESPSVFPSFPKFSNWKGISEYFPVQKESVWLNYCGTTPVSTYAIEMMNVYLQEYAKMGIFTPNFSEPYIKKEIRGYLSEILHCDPTEIGIVHNTSEGMNFYSHSIQIPKGNRILVLENEYPSNVYPWEHWQNKGVTLGFVKVGNTPNEFLENLKLELEKKDVYILSISPVHWCTGVVFDMESVSALCESFGTKLVIDGSQAVGHIPLNFSKIKVSFCAFAAWKWLLGPLGLGVIYISKEESKGFQLVFKGQASVVNDSNYFPYRDEWKPAAEQFEQSTINFNDWIYFFASLKMLSTLGFSRVQERIYEVAGMLKDMLHELGFTLESDAFPDVKTGILAITGHKDPKKFQPEAIQAHLKQNGIITAVRLGRLRMAPHIGIEEEHVNRVKTHLQSYLQK, encoded by the coding sequence ATGTCTGAATCTCCATCTGTTTTCCCTTCCTTCCCAAAATTTTCCAACTGGAAAGGTATTTCCGAGTATTTCCCTGTACAAAAAGAATCGGTTTGGTTGAACTATTGTGGTACCACCCCTGTTTCGACCTATGCCATTGAAATGATGAATGTGTACTTACAAGAGTATGCAAAAATGGGAATCTTCACTCCAAATTTTTCGGAACCTTATATCAAAAAAGAAATTCGAGGGTATCTTTCAGAAATTTTACACTGTGACCCCACAGAGATTGGTATTGTACATAACACCAGTGAGGGGATGAATTTTTATTCTCATAGCATCCAAATTCCTAAAGGGAATCGGATTTTGGTTTTGGAGAACGAATACCCAAGTAATGTGTATCCTTGGGAACATTGGCAAAACAAAGGTGTCACATTAGGTTTTGTCAAAGTAGGGAACACTCCCAATGAATTTTTAGAAAACCTAAAACTAGAACTCGAAAAAAAGGATGTTTATATCCTTAGTATATCACCTGTTCATTGGTGTACGGGAGTTGTGTTTGATATGGAAAGTGTTTCCGCCTTATGTGAAAGTTTCGGAACCAAACTTGTGATTGATGGAAGCCAAGCCGTTGGTCATATCCCACTCAATTTTTCCAAAATCAAAGTTTCCTTTTGTGCGTTTGCAGCGTGGAAATGGTTACTTGGTCCTTTGGGATTAGGTGTTATTTACATTTCAAAAGAAGAATCGAAAGGATTCCAATTGGTATTCAAAGGACAAGCAAGTGTTGTGAACGATTCTAATTATTTTCCGTACCGAGACGAATGGAAACCAGCTGCCGAACAATTTGAACAAAGTACCATCAATTTTAACGATTGGATTTATTTTTTTGCTTCCCTCAAAATGTTGTCCACTCTTGGGTTCTCACGTGTCCAGGAAAGAATTTATGAAGTAGCAGGGATGCTAAAAGACATGTTACACGAGTTAGGATTTACATTGGAATCTGATGCTTTCCCCGATGTGAAAACAGGAATCCTTGCCATCACGGGACACAAAGATCCTAAAAAATTCCAGCCAGAAGCCATCCAAGCCCATCTCAAACAAAATGGAATCATCACAGCAGTTCGCCTGGGTCGACTCAGAATGGCACCTCATATTGGAATTGAAGAAGAACATGTAAATCGAGTAAAAACCCATTTACAATCTTATTTGCAAAAGTAA
- the alr gene encoding alanine racemase produces MQSSRIYLSRSAFSHNIALFRKLIGSKTKFTAIIKSNAYGHGLLATASIALDAGADYLGVNSLEEAISIRRVFAKATILIMGSIPNLQERKAELADENFWVMVSRVEEMEILAKLSPTPKIHLKVDTGMSRLGIPFQNAEVLAKEIAEKKLPLSGIATHFASTEDFTEHSYSMLQLGRFQDTIDTFAKHGFIDLICHCASSASAMLFSEARMDLVRVGISLYGLWPSLETKLSLSLMKKDVGMLKPALSWKTQIQHIQNLNPGTFVGYGSTFKTTHETRLAVVPVGYYEGLDRKLSNHGYMLIHGERAKILGRICMNMSMLDITHIPEAKIGDDVVILGKSGNEVISADDHATWTGTINYEVVTKILGSFPRIIED; encoded by the coding sequence GTGCAATCTTCTCGGATTTACCTCTCTCGTTCTGCCTTTAGCCACAACATTGCTCTTTTTCGCAAACTCATTGGTTCCAAAACAAAATTCACTGCCATTATAAAATCCAATGCATACGGACATGGGTTACTTGCTACCGCATCCATTGCCCTTGACGCAGGTGCTGATTATTTGGGTGTTAATTCACTGGAAGAAGCGATTTCCATTCGCCGAGTGTTTGCCAAAGCGACCATCCTTATCATGGGAAGTATTCCCAATTTACAGGAAAGAAAAGCAGAACTTGCAGATGAAAACTTTTGGGTGATGGTTTCTCGTGTGGAAGAAATGGAAATTTTGGCCAAACTTTCCCCCACTCCCAAAATCCATTTAAAGGTGGATACCGGGATGAGCCGTTTGGGAATCCCCTTCCAGAATGCGGAAGTCCTCGCCAAAGAAATTGCAGAAAAAAAACTCCCTCTTTCTGGGATTGCTACCCATTTTGCGAGTACGGAAGATTTTACTGAACATAGTTATTCCATGTTGCAACTGGGAAGGTTTCAAGATACAATTGACACTTTCGCAAAACATGGGTTTATCGATCTCATTTGTCACTGTGCCTCTTCTGCATCCGCAATGTTATTTTCAGAAGCACGAATGGACTTGGTAAGAGTTGGGATTTCTCTTTATGGACTTTGGCCAAGTCTTGAAACCAAACTTTCACTATCTCTCATGAAAAAAGATGTGGGGATGTTAAAACCGGCTCTCAGTTGGAAAACACAAATCCAACATATCCAAAACCTAAACCCAGGAACCTTTGTGGGGTATGGATCCACATTCAAAACCACTCATGAAACAAGGCTTGCTGTTGTACCTGTTGGGTACTATGAAGGTCTAGACAGAAAATTATCTAACCATGGTTACATGCTAATTCATGGTGAACGAGCTAAAATTTTAGGTAGAATTTGTATGAACATGAGTATGCTTGACATCACTCATATTCCAGAGGCAAAAATTGGAGACGACGTTGTGATTTTAGGTAAGTCAGGGAATGAAGTGATCTCGGCAGATGACCATGCCACATGGACTGGAACCATCAACTATGAAGTAGTGACTAAAATTTTGGGATCCTTCCCTCGTATCATTGAAGACTAG
- a CDS encoding alpha/beta fold hydrolase, giving the protein MSERQTYNWKNHRLTYVRHKSLNPKSKETIVLVGGWCSAAGYWGLNIPFFRQLGDVIELDLVGHYPAEIFDQKKGLTLQDFLETQAQGIWASAGEKDITLVGHSTGGMAVLAIASLFPQRIKQVIAIAPYVHGPVPGILKIGVMGLRANLGTFFDLGFKIGKSLPKALQIGFSYGVYDSSAFHAREDIKQFLKEYNPQFECLNPRQILMILEMLDRTDIRPIVFGNQVPTLIMRGEEDPIIPGKDVMELERTTPHVKAVLFSECGHFVHMEKQKAAEKVMKDFLLMKKSSATKKSFF; this is encoded by the coding sequence ATGTCAGAAAGACAAACATATAATTGGAAAAACCACAGACTAACATACGTTCGGCATAAATCCCTGAATCCAAAATCCAAGGAAACCATTGTCCTCGTTGGAGGATGGTGTTCTGCCGCAGGGTATTGGGGACTCAATATTCCTTTTTTTCGCCAATTGGGCGATGTCATTGAACTCGACTTAGTTGGTCATTACCCAGCTGAAATTTTTGACCAAAAAAAAGGCCTTACGCTCCAGGATTTTTTAGAAACACAGGCACAAGGGATTTGGGCGTCTGCAGGAGAAAAAGACATCACACTCGTTGGCCATTCCACAGGTGGAATGGCAGTCCTTGCCATTGCGTCCCTTTTCCCACAACGCATCAAACAAGTGATCGCCATTGCTCCTTATGTACATGGTCCTGTGCCAGGTATCTTAAAAATTGGAGTGATGGGACTACGTGCCAATTTAGGTACATTTTTTGACCTTGGTTTTAAGATTGGGAAATCATTACCAAAAGCCTTACAGATTGGTTTTTCCTATGGGGTATATGATTCAAGTGCATTCCATGCAAGAGAAGACATCAAACAATTCTTAAAAGAATACAACCCACAATTTGAATGTTTGAACCCAAGGCAAATCCTCATGATCCTAGAGATGCTCGACCGTACAGACATACGACCTATCGTATTTGGGAACCAAGTGCCAACACTCATCATGCGTGGGGAAGAAGATCCTATCATTCCAGGTAAGGATGTGATGGAATTAGAAAGAACGACACCTCATGTAAAAGCTGTACTGTTTTCGGAATGCGGACACTTTGTACACATGGAAAAACAAAAAGCAGCTGAGAAAGTGATGAAGGACTTTCTTTTGATGAAAAAATCTTCTGCTACAAAGAAATCTTTTTTCTAA
- a CDS encoding carbon-nitrogen hydrolase family protein has product MNFKAAVVQVTSTARVSNNLTKCRQLVEGAAKAGAKVIGLPENFSFMGSESEKQNLLGQIEEETFSFLKDTAMDLGIYLLGGGFPTKAPTGKVFNTAVIVNPKGEEVFRYHKVHLFDAVVGDGFPYKESNHTEAGEKVPEVIPTEYGNISSAICYDLRFPELFRALSKQGVDLCFLPAAFTVPTGEAHWHVLLRARAIENLMYVLAPGQTGTHDPHGKRKTFGHSLIISPWGEILSELDSEEGFAIAEIEMDRLSEIRSTLPSLHHRRFGI; this is encoded by the coding sequence ATGAATTTTAAAGCCGCCGTTGTGCAAGTCACAAGTACAGCAAGAGTTTCAAATAACCTAACCAAGTGTAGGCAACTTGTGGAAGGTGCGGCTAAGGCCGGTGCCAAAGTCATAGGTCTTCCTGAAAATTTTTCCTTTATGGGAAGTGAATCGGAAAAACAAAACCTTCTTGGCCAAATTGAGGAAGAAACCTTTTCCTTTTTAAAAGATACCGCGATGGACCTTGGGATTTATCTTTTGGGAGGAGGATTCCCCACAAAAGCACCTACAGGAAAAGTGTTCAACACGGCGGTCATTGTAAATCCCAAAGGTGAGGAAGTGTTCCGTTACCATAAGGTGCATCTCTTTGATGCAGTTGTGGGGGATGGATTCCCATACAAAGAATCCAATCACACCGAAGCAGGAGAAAAAGTCCCCGAAGTGATTCCTACAGAATATGGCAACATCTCCTCTGCCATTTGTTACGACCTAAGGTTCCCCGAACTTTTCCGTGCCTTATCCAAACAAGGTGTTGATTTGTGTTTTTTACCAGCGGCATTTACAGTGCCAACAGGAGAAGCCCATTGGCATGTTCTCCTTCGGGCAAGGGCCATCGAAAACTTGATGTATGTTTTGGCTCCAGGCCAGACAGGAACACATGATCCTCATGGCAAACGAAAGACCTTTGGCCACTCACTCATCATCTCTCCATGGGGAGAGATTTTATCGGAGCTCGATTCCGAAGAAGGATTTGCCATCGCCGAGATCGAAATGGATCGATTGTCTGAGATCCGTTCTACTTTACCGAGTTTGCACCACCGAAGGTTTGGGATTTAG
- the argB gene encoding acetylglutamate kinase, whose translation MDHQSEKINHILEALPYLIKYSGKTIVIKYGGAAMVEEELKASFAEDIVLLKYLGINPVVVHGGGPEINSLIKSLNLNTQFIRGHRVTDEATMEVVEMVLTGKVNKQIVSLIQEKGGKPVGLSGKDGGLAIAEKYLMEVESEDGKTQKVDLGLVGEITSVDPNIILTLQREGFIPIISPVAMSKEGQTLNINADTMAGAIAQALHADKLILLTDTPGILIDGQLVTGLKKVDIHGYIKTGQISGGMIPKVECCLGAIDSGVKRAHIIDGRVPHSVLIEILTNQGIGSLIEQG comes from the coding sequence ATGGACCACCAATCAGAAAAAATCAATCATATCTTAGAAGCACTTCCTTATTTGATCAAATATTCTGGAAAAACCATCGTCATCAAATATGGTGGAGCAGCCATGGTGGAGGAAGAACTCAAAGCTTCCTTTGCAGAAGACATTGTTTTACTCAAGTATTTAGGCATTAATCCTGTGGTGGTACATGGTGGTGGCCCTGAAATCAATTCTCTCATCAAATCATTAAATCTCAATACCCAATTCATCCGAGGCCATCGTGTGACGGATGAGGCCACTATGGAAGTGGTAGAGATGGTTCTTACGGGAAAAGTAAACAAACAAATTGTATCCCTCATCCAAGAAAAAGGAGGAAAACCTGTTGGTCTTTCGGGGAAAGATGGTGGTCTTGCCATTGCAGAAAAATACCTGATGGAAGTGGAATCCGAAGATGGGAAAACCCAAAAAGTAGATCTAGGTCTTGTGGGAGAAATCACTTCCGTTGATCCCAATATCATTCTCACCTTACAACGTGAAGGTTTTATTCCGATCATATCCCCAGTTGCCATGTCAAAAGAAGGCCAAACTCTCAACATCAATGCCGACACCATGGCGGGAGCAATTGCACAGGCACTCCATGCAGACAAACTCATTTTACTCACAGACACACCTGGAATCTTGATTGATGGCCAATTGGTAACGGGACTCAAAAAAGTCGACATTCATGGTTACATAAAAACTGGACAGATCTCTGGTGGCATGATACCAAAAGTAGAGTGTTGTTTGGGTGCGATTGATTCTGGAGTCAAACGAGCCCACATCATTGATGGTCGAGTGCCCCATTCCGTCTTAATTGAAATTTTGACTAACCAAGGGATAGGAAGTTTGATCGAACAAGGATAG